The nucleotide window GCGGAGAGATTTTCGCAGGCGTAAAGCCCGACCCAGTGCCCTGTGGCAACCACTGTGGCGGTGCCCGCCACGGCTCCCCGCGGAAACTTTCTGCGCTCGGAATCACCCATGAGACCTCCAGGGCGGGACGTCGCCCGCTGTCATCGATCCCTATCGTCAGCTATTCAATAATATGTAAGCAATAATTCGATTTTTACAACGGTTATCTGCGGCGAGCAGGGCTTTTCGAGTTCGCAGGGGCTCGAGAGTGCCGAGGCTGCAGGCGGGTCTTTCAAGAGCCTCTCGGGGAGACCTCCCGGCGGAAGCTGGCTATAGTCCGCCGGGTCTTTGGCCCGCCCGGAATCAGTCATGCCGCCCATACTCTCCGTCAAGAACCTCAGTAAGTCCTACGCAACCGGGCACAAGGCGCTCGACGGCATCGAGCTCGACATCGCGAGGGGAGAGATCTTCGCGCTGCTCGGCCCCAACGGCGCGGGAAAAACCACGCTCATCGGCGTCGTGTGCGGAATCGTGTCGGCATCGGGCGGAACCGTGACGGTGGATGGTCACGACATCGTCCGCGACGCCCGCAAGGCACGCGCCAAGATCGGGCTCGTTCCCCAGGAGCTCACGGTCGACATGTTCGAGACGGTTTGGGCCACGGTGAGCTTCAGCCGCGGGCTGTTTGGCCGCCCTCCGGCACCCGCCCATATCGAACGGGTCCTCAAGGACCTGTCGTTGTGGGACAAGCGCGACGCTCAAATGATGACCCTCTCGGGGGGCATGAAGCGTCGGGCGATGATCGCGAAGGCGCTGTCGCACGAGCCAGAGATTCTGTTTCTCGACGAGCCCACGGCGGGCGTCGACGTGCAGCTGCGGCGCGAGATGTGGGCGGTCGTCCGGCGCCTCCGCGAGCAGGGGGTAACCATCATTTTGACCACCCATTACCTGGAAGAGGCGGAAGA belongs to Myxococcales bacterium and includes:
- a CDS encoding ABC transporter ATP-binding protein, with protein sequence MPPILSVKNLSKSYATGHKALDGIELDIARGEIFALLGPNGAGKTTLIGVVCGIVSASGGTVTVDGHDIVRDARKARAKIGLVPQELTVDMFETVWATVSFSRGLFGRPPAPAHIERVLKDLSLWDKRDAQMMTLSGGMKRRAMIAKALSHEPEILFLDEPTAGVDVQLRREMWAVVRRLREQGVTIILTTHYLEEAEEMADRIGVIQKGRLIVAEEKHKLMKTLGNKRVTLVLEQPLSVVPPELAHWQVVLKAGGQELEVTFAGESHGDIRPFLQRLDSCGLPWKDLSTRQSSLEDIFVDLVGQEVRS